Below is a genomic region from Terriglobia bacterium.
CCCCGCGATCACTGTCGGCGCATAGAAATTTGCGCCTATCTCGGTCAGGCGGCGGCCCCCCGCCAGCACGCGCGCGCCGCTGGCGACCGCGTCATCCACCTGCTCTTCGACGATACGCAGTTGCCGCTCGTGGATCATCGGCCCGATGTCGGTGGAGGGATCGGCGCCGTTGCCGACCTTCAGCTTGCCTGTTTTCTCGACGCACAGTTCGAGGAAACGGTCGTGCAGGTTGCGATGCACGTAGCAGCGTTCCACCGACAAGCATGCCTGTCCGGCATTGAAGAACGCGCCCCATACCGCCGCGCTGGAGGCGACGTCCAGGTCGGCGTCATCGAGGACGAGCATCGGGTCCTTGCCGCCGAGTTCGAGCACGACCGGCAGCAGTCGCGCCGCGCAAGCCTGGGCGACGCGGCGTCCGGTGGAAACGCTGCCGGTGAAAATCAGTTTGTCGATGGGCGAGGCGATCAGGGCCGCGCCGGTCGCGCCGTCGCCGATGACGACCTGGAAAACCTCGTCCGGCACGCCCGCTGCCGTCAGCAGCGACTTCAGTTCCAGCGCGCTCAGCGGCGTGAGCTCGGAAGGCTTGAGCACGACCGCATTGCCCATCACGAGCGCGGCCAGCACTTCGCCACCGGGAGTCGAGAAGGGAAAATTCCATGGCGAGATAATACCGACCACGCCGTGCGGACGCCGCAGCAGCCGCCCGGCCTTGGCTTTCATGATCGGATTGCCGTGGGGCACCGGTTCTGCGCGCAGCAATTCCGGCGCCTGCTCGGTGGAAAAGCGCGCCGAGTCGAGCACTAAGACAACTTCGCTCAACATCGATTCCACATACGGCTTACCGGCTTCCGAGGTCACCAGGCGCGCGACGTCTTCCTTCCGCGCGTGCAGAAGCCGTTGGAAGCGGCGGATGACCTCGATGCGATGGTACACGCCGGCGGCGTCCCATGCGGGCTGCGCCGCTCGCGCGCGCTCCACCGCGGCAACAACCGCGGCGTCGGCGGCGCACTCGAACTCGCGCAAAGTCTCGCCGGTGGCCGGATTTACAGCAAGCAAACGGCGGGCGGCGATTTGTGCATCGGTGGCCATTGTTCGCAGACTAGCTTAGATGGACTCAGCAGAAAAAGGAACCACGGATCCCCGCCGATAAGACGGATCGGAAATTAGTTCCGCTTTTATCCGTGTGAATCCGTGTAAGTCCGCGGTCAATATTCGACCGAGATAAGGCAGAGCCCGCTGGCCGGCGCGGTCGCCCCGGGGTTCGCCGACCGGTTGCGCGCCTGCAAAATGCGTGCGATGTCGGTCGCGCGCAAGCTTCCCTTCCCGATCAACAAGAACATGCCCACCAGGTTGCGCACCATGTGGTGCAGGAACCCGCGTCCGCGGATGGTGTAGACAAGCTCATCGCCCGCGCGCAGCCACTGCGAGCAGAAGACAGTGCGCACGTTGGAGGATTCCTGCTCATGTGGCACGGGTCTTTGACCCGTGTAGCCCGGTCGGAGACCGGGCCCACATAGTTCCTCTCGTTTTTCCGGATCAACCGCCGCCAACGATGTGAAATCGTGCTCGCCGACAATCTCGGCCGCCGCCGCAATCATTGCCTGCTGATCCAGGGGGTACGGATGATGGTAAACGTAGCGCGCCAGAAACGGCGGGCAAATGTCGCCACGAAAAATCCGGTATTGGTAACTCTTGGCACGCGCCGACTTGCGGGCATGAAATTCCGCCGGCGCCTCCTCGATGCGCCGCACCCGAATCGCCGCCGGCAGCACATCGTTCAGCGCGACCACCAAATTCGCCGCCGGAATGGAGGAGGCAATCGCGCACGACGCCACCTGCCCGAGCGCGTGCACTCCGGCGTCGGTGCGGCCCGAGCCTTGCGGCATCACGCTCTCGGCGCTGATCCGCCGCAGCGCATCGGCCAGCGTGCCCTGGATGGTCGGGCGATCCGGCTGCACCTGCCAGCCGTAGAAATCGGTGCCGTCGTAGGCGAGGGTGATTTTGAGGTTGCGCATTGTGCGGCCGCACAGCATCTAACATGCCGCGCCGGTGTTTACAAAATCTTACTCAAGCCAACTGCGGTGGGCCGTACCGCGTCGGCTATACTAGTGCGTTTCTGCGAACTGCAGAGGCAGTCGCTGGCAGTTTTTTGAACCCGCCGCGGGGCATTTGCGTATCAACGGTTGACGATTGGGGCCCCCGGCAGTCTATCGCACAGCACTGACTTACGACTTACTGGAGAGAGCGCATGCATTCGAGGTCTTTTTTTGTGTTTCGCGGCAAGCTGTTGATGCTGGCATTCCTGGCCGTCATCACTTGTCCAGGGTGGGCGCAACGGACCGATTATTCCAAGGGCCAACCGCCATTGCCGAACCCCATCGCGCCGTATCAAGGGCGCAGCATCGCTCCCCCGCGTTTCGCCAACAGTCCGCGCATTGACCAGTTGATCAAGGACGGTAAGCTGACGCTGTCGCTGGACGACGCCATCACGCTGGCGCTGGAAAATAACCTCGACCTGGCGATTGCGCGCTACAACCTCGACATCGCCGACACCGACATCCTGCGCACCAAGGCAGGCGCGGCGGCGCGCGGCGTGGCCACCGGCCTGGTACAAGGGACGCCCGGCGGCGGCGGCGGCGGCTTCGGCAGCGGCGCTTCGGGCGCCAGCGCCGGCGGCACTACGAGCGCGGCCGGCGGCGCGGGCACTGGCACCGGCGGTTTGGTCACCTCCACCACCGGCGTTGGACCAACGGTGCCGTCGTTCGACCCGTTCCTTACCGGCACTTTGCAGATCGAGCGCGCGGTGTTCCCACAATCCAACACCGTCGTCGCTGGTGTTCCCGACCTCTCGCAGAACACCGGTACCGCGGACTTCTCCTATAATCAGGGATTCGCCACCGGCACCAACATGAGCGTGGGGTTCAACAATTCCCGCGTTACCACCAACAGCATCCGCACCAGTCTGAACCCGGTGCTCAACAGCAGCTTCCGCCTGACTGTCAGCCAGCACCTGTTGCAAGGCTTCGGCATCGCACCCAACCTACGCTTCATCCGCATGGCCAAGAACAGCCGCGAGATCGCCGACGTTGCCTTCCGCGGCCAGGTGATCTCGACCGTGACCCAGATCCAAAACATCTACTGGGACTTGGTCACGGCCTATGAAGACGTGCGGGTGAAAGAGCGGTCGCTGGGGCTGGCGAACCAGTTGCTGTCCGACACGCAAAAGCAGGTGCAGATCGGCACCCTGGCGCCGATCGAGATCGTGCGCTCGCAGAGCGCGGTCGCCTCCGCCAAGCAGGACCTGATCGTCAGCCAAACGGCGCTGCAGTTGCAGCAGTTGCTGACCAAGAACGCGCTTTCGCGCAACCTGCAGGACCCGGCGCTGGCCGCATCGGAAGTGATCCCAACCGACACAATGGTGATGCCAGCCTCCGAGCCGGTCACCCCCATCCAGGAGCTGGTCAACGACGCCCTGGCGCACCGCTGGGAGTTGGCGCAGTCGCGCATTGACCTCACCAACCGCGACATCAACAAGAAAGCGGCGCGCAGCGCGCTGCTGCCCACGCTCGACCTCTTCGCGTTCTACGGCTCGTCGGCCCTGGGCGGCGTGCAAAATCCGTTCTGTCCCGCCGCCGTCTGTCCCCCAGGTAGCATTCCGACCGTGGGCTACGGTTCAACTTTCGGAAGTCTGTTTGACTCCACCGCGCCCGACAAGGGCATGGGGCTGACGCTGACGATCCCCCTCCGCAACCGCAGCGCGCAGGCCGACCAGGTGCGCTCCGAGTTGGAGTACAGCCAGGCGCAGATGCGGTTGCAGCAGCTCGAGAACCAGATTCGCATCGAGGTGCGAAACGCGCAGTATGCGCTGGAGCAGAACCGGGCGCGCGTCGAGGCCGCCGACGCCGGCGCCAAGCTGGCCGCCGAGAGCCTGGACGCGGAGCAGAAGAAATATCTGCTGGGCGCCTCCACCAATTACGCCGTGCTGCAGTCGCAGCGCGACCTGGCCCAGGCGGATTCGAACCTGCTGGCAGCGCGCGCCGCCTACGAGAAGTCCCGCGTTGAGGTAGACCGCGCCACCGGCCTGACGCTGACGCATCTCGGCATTGATGTCGCTGACGCCGAAACCGCACAGGTCAAGAAAACTCCGAATGTGCCGGGTGTGGTGCCGCGCAGCCAGAATCCGCAGGCGCCGCCGATTACCCCGCAACAGCCCTATACTCAGCCGTTGCCGCCGGGCCAGGCTAGTCCGCTCGGACAGCCCCCGGCGCAACCGCCTCCGCCACACAGTCCGGTCCCTCCGGAACTGAAGTAGGCAGGAGCTAGCAGTTAGGAGTTAGGAGTTAGCGAGGCCGGGTAAGGAGCCCGGCCTTTTTTGTTGCCGGTTTTCCGAAGTGCAGAATTGCCTGGAAGCGAACGAGAACCGGTCGCATCGCGGCTTTTCAATTCGGCAATTTGAAAATTCGGCAATTCGGCAATGGACTGGCCTCTGTGGTTAAATTCCCCCGTGACCCTCTCGGTCGTCATCATCACGCAGAACGAGGAGGAAAACCTTCCGCGCACGCTGCAAAGCGTGGCGGGACTGCTGCGTGACCTCGGGGGCGAGATCATTATCGTGGATTCCGGC
It encodes:
- a CDS encoding tRNA pseudouridine(38-40) synthase TruA, which gives rise to MRNLKITLAYDGTDFYGWQVQPDRPTIQGTLADALRRISAESVMPQGSGRTDAGVHALGQVASCAIASSIPAANLVVALNDVLPAAIRVRRIEEAPAEFHARKSARAKSYQYRIFRGDICPPFLARYVYHHPYPLDQQAMIAAAAEIVGEHDFTSLAAVDPEKREELCGPGLRPGYTGQRPVPHEQESSNVRTVFCSQWLRAGDELVYTIRGRGFLHHMVRNLVGMFLLIGKGSLRATDIARILQARNRSANPGATAPASGLCLISVEY
- a CDS encoding aldehyde dehydrogenase family protein; this encodes MATDAQIAARRLLAVNPATGETLREFECAADAAVVAAVERARAAQPAWDAAGVYHRIEVIRRFQRLLHARKEDVARLVTSEAGKPYVESMLSEVVLVLDSARFSTEQAPELLRAEPVPHGNPIMKAKAGRLLRRPHGVVGIISPWNFPFSTPGGEVLAALVMGNAVVLKPSELTPLSALELKSLLTAAGVPDEVFQVVIGDGATGAALIASPIDKLIFTGSVSTGRRVAQACAARLLPVVLELGGKDPMLVLDDADLDVASSAAVWGAFFNAGQACLSVERCYVHRNLHDRFLELCVEKTGKLKVGNGADPSTDIGPMIHERQLRIVEEQVDDAVASGARVLAGGRRLTEIGANFYAPTVIAGVEHSMRIMREETFGPVLTIMAFDSDDEAIRLANDSEFGLAASVWTSDRRRGERLAARIAAGTVLVNDAVIGFGISEAPHGGVKCSGIGRTHGRVGLEEMTWVQYLDSDRLPRMKKTWWYGYNPDFARQMEAFTDWLFAPRVLARARGALRSSASLFRRRL
- a CDS encoding TolC family protein produces the protein MHSRSFFVFRGKLLMLAFLAVITCPGWAQRTDYSKGQPPLPNPIAPYQGRSIAPPRFANSPRIDQLIKDGKLTLSLDDAITLALENNLDLAIARYNLDIADTDILRTKAGAAARGVATGLVQGTPGGGGGGFGSGASGASAGGTTSAAGGAGTGTGGLVTSTTGVGPTVPSFDPFLTGTLQIERAVFPQSNTVVAGVPDLSQNTGTADFSYNQGFATGTNMSVGFNNSRVTTNSIRTSLNPVLNSSFRLTVSQHLLQGFGIAPNLRFIRMAKNSREIADVAFRGQVISTVTQIQNIYWDLVTAYEDVRVKERSLGLANQLLSDTQKQVQIGTLAPIEIVRSQSAVASAKQDLIVSQTALQLQQLLTKNALSRNLQDPALAASEVIPTDTMVMPASEPVTPIQELVNDALAHRWELAQSRIDLTNRDINKKAARSALLPTLDLFAFYGSSALGGVQNPFCPAAVCPPGSIPTVGYGSTFGSLFDSTAPDKGMGLTLTIPLRNRSAQADQVRSELEYSQAQMRLQQLENQIRIEVRNAQYALEQNRARVEAADAGAKLAAESLDAEQKKYLLGASTNYAVLQSQRDLAQADSNLLAARAAYEKSRVEVDRATGLTLTHLGIDVADAETAQVKKTPNVPGVVPRSQNPQAPPITPQQPYTQPLPPGQASPLGQPPAQPPPPHSPVPPELK